The Nymphaea colorata isolate Beijing-Zhang1983 chromosome 7, ASM883128v2, whole genome shotgun sequence DNA window TCACTCTGTTTacttgatttcttttcctttagatTGAAGTGAACGGAGATGAGTCTTCCTGTATCTTTAACAGTCGACtgaaacttcttttttcttgaatttgctAATGTTCGTATTGTTAACTGATTCGTTTCCTTGACGTAGGAACTGGACCATGTGGTAGAAGAACTTGAGAAGATCGCAGTTGTACATCTTCTACAAAATAGGTCAATTATCTCTCTTATTGGGAACATCCAGAGGTCATCATTGATACTAGAAAAGGTCAGTCTTTTTTGCATGATGAATTATTGGTTTCACCGTGCTCAAGGTTGCAACTGCCATTGGCTGCTTTTTTCAGCGGGCATTAACACTGCAAAGTGTCAACCTTAGGTTCCTCTGGTGTTGCTAAACTTGGCATATGTGAAGTGTTCCTAGCTTCTGTTTAGTTTGCAGATATTCAAGATGCATGTAGATACAGTAGCCATTATAACCGCTTTCCTTCCTCCACTGCTTGCACTTCCCCACTTTAGGCTTCAACCCATTATCTTCCACCTACATTCTAAGATCATGTGCACATTTTTGTCAGCCTTTTGTGTCCAACCATGatatttaaataacaaaaaaacaaacttaaTTCACACAAAAATGCAAAGTTAATGCACACAGTTGGGAAAAATGTGGAACACGTGAAAAATACATTTTGgataattaacatacaaaaatAATATACGAAACATTAAAACGAATATGAAAAAAGGCAACAAATAATGCTTTTTAAAGAAGTTGTGTCCACGTGTCGGTGTGTCGAACATATTTCACCCAGGCTGTGTGTGTTTGTAGCGAGACATAGTGGTTGGATTTGGTGGGAGTACATTCCAGTGATGTCCCTGCATTTTGATTTGGCCAGGCATTCTACGTCCTACGGAGGAATGGCGTGAACGTCCAGATGATCTCTCAAGGAGCATcaaaggttctctctctctctctttctctctctttccctctctttccccaTGCCTTTGACAGCCATTGGTTTCATCAAACAGGTGAATATCTCCTTGATAGTGAATGACAGTGAAGCAGAACAGTGCGTGCAGGCTCTGCACCAAGCCTTTTTTGACACACCGGAGCTGACTGGCCATGAGGACCTCAATGGCTCGGTTGACGGGTACAGAGACTCTCGATATTCCTAATTCATGCTATCATGCATCCCTGGCTCTGTTGTTGTATGCCGTAGGCGTGGCACCGCCTAAGGTACTCATTTTGTCCTTGCTGGAGTCGACTCCCAGCGTTTATTTGCGCAATGTAGAACCCATCTTGTGCTTAAAGCAATATATTTCCTGGCTTGAAAATGTCACTGTTCGCACTTTTTTTCCACCAGCAAAAGCTATCGCACATAGTCGTCCGACCTTGATTGATGAAAACATAGGGGGCAGTGGCGGTGGTCCGTTTCGCATCCGCTTACTAAGCAGGTTGGGGCCTTTGACTCTAGTCGTGGTTCAAGTTTCATGGGTATGGTTCAAGTTTCGCTTTGCCTCCGGATCTAGTCATTTCAATGCTATAGGTGTACAACTTGGAACCGTGCTTAAAGGGCTCTATAGTTTCTCTCTAGATGTTCATGTTTCCTCGATTCATGTTCAAAAAACCCAAGCTTTAGTACATTAGGCGTTCGAGGTAAAGATGATTTAATTTGTATCGGACGCAAACAATGGTCAGCTTTTCAACGGAACCAATCCGCAAAACCTTTTTCATAGGCAAGCTGAGAAAATCGGGGTCAGCTAGATTTTCACTATTAATATTAATAGTAAAATgtataataaaaaattgcatgGAGTTAAGGAGAATCTGGGCCGTGGGTGGGTTAGGGTATGAGAAGAAACTACACATTGACATCTCTCAATCAACCCTTCTCATCTCATTCCTTCATTTGTCTTGTTCATCAGAAGTTGTCATTTGAGTTGTTTGGATTCTATTAAAAACTGAGTTATCTGAAGTACCTCCAGGATCGAACATTTGACCTCCCTCAGTCTGAAAAGAGGCCTCAACTCAAACCACTTTTTGGTGATTAAACTCTTGCTGCCTTCACCTTCAAAAGTCAGCATGATGGTTATTAAGCTCACATTTTTGTCTCACTATTTATTTAGAAAAGAACAGAGATTGTTTCTTGTTCGTTTAgcatgcatctctctctccctttctttatatatatagccttAAAAGTTGTGTGCTCTTAATTTAAACCATGCGCTGTTGAACACGAAATTTTGTCGACCATCGGGTTACTGTTCATGGCTTGGTGCCCATTTCATTATATTGACTTTCTCTCCGTTCGTTGTCCTACGAGTTTAAAAGCACCAATTAATGACAAACTGACGTCTGGTACTAATATTGCCTTTCACTCCGAATCTTAATCAAAGGGCGTCACTAATTTCTGCGGCTGTGGAGATGATGCAGAGAACTTTCTCCTGGAATCAATCAACTGTGGCATGAACCCCGCCCTCCTTGTATGATCAATCATGCCTATGGCCAAACCAGTTAGATCCCTGTAAAAGTTGCTCCTTCCAAGGTGGGGTTTTCGTGGGGTTTTCCTCCActcaagaacaagaaaatgttAATCGACAAGTCCTTGTGTGCGTCCATGTGTTAACGCATGTATATGCCCACTCATTTAGGTACGTGTTATCTATTGCAACAACTGAACTGGCTTTTGCTCGATAAATGAAGACTGTCAGGGAAGTTTCGTACCGACAACATGATCTCGATGGTTCCAGGAAATTTTCGATTTTTATTCAAATTCAGGAAGTCGGATTTTATAAGAAAGATAGCTTGCAATTAGTGATCGGATGCGGATATGAGAAAAGTTTTTACTAGTCTTACTGAAACTGCTGGACATCCGATCGGCACCTGAGGCTGATTATGGCccaaaaaatcaaaagtaaagaaaaaacggatatggtaTTGCAATTTTACAGATTCGTACCCGAATCCAAGTTAAAATTGGCATGTCTTGATAGTGAGTGAGATACAGTAACGATCATATCCAGGAAGCAACCCATCTGGACATCGACATCCGTGATGGCCACAGAAGGTGAGACGAGAGCCTGATTCTAGCTGTACAGTAAATGTTTAAGGGCAATTGCCGTAGATGAATGCTCGAATATCGACATGGAATCCATGCTAGTCCATGATTGTTAAGTCTATATATAAATTGAGTAGAAGCCGCCTGAAGAAGGGCCGAGCCTCTTCAcccttcccccccccccctccccctgCTCTCAAGGTTTAAGGCTGCTGCAGCACTTGCATATATTCATGGTATAGCACTAGCACTTGCATATATTCATGGTATAGCACTGTCACCATTTTAGTAGCACCGACAGGAACCAAACTGACAATTAGGCTATTACCGGCCTATCATCCATTCCAGCTAAGCTACGCCCCTTATGGCATTGATGAGTGTATATAACAAATCAAACTTGAGATGAACgagacagaaagaaagagaattttaCGTAAAGAATTTTGACAGGCTACGAGTGACGATGATGCTGCTACATAAACTGTAcggattcaaagaaaaaaaagatcaaaatgacatggaaaaagagagaattcTATGTGCAGGATTTTAACAGGCTACGAGTGTGGATGCTGCTGCTGCATACAAAGATAAACGATCGAACAAGCTCACTTTTTATTCCCCCCCGTTATTTGTAAGAACAGAACTTAAAAGTACAACTTGCTCCTCATATGGCCTCACTCACAAAAGTAAGAAAGCAAAAGTTAACTGAACAGCTTACGGGTTCCACTATTTTGTAAATTCTTGGAAATTTTGCACAAGTGACGAACCTAACATTAACAGATCCATTACCTAGGAACTTTCCCGGTTCCAAACTGACAAAGGATCAACTCAACAATTGCAATCTCCCCAACAAGAACTAAAGGAGTTCCATCCACATGGCCAGGGGACAGAATTTAACATCTTCACGACAACAAAGGTCATGAATTTGATCCCCAAGTTGCGAACCTGTTAGCATAATCTAGTAATGGTCTATCTAACCCTAGTTTGCTGGTCTGAGAAAGCACGGAACATAGAGAATCTTGTAAACTGTAGTACGATCAAGGCGAAAGCTTTTGGTTATCTTGCTGAAAAACACAAAGCAAGATCAGATGAACTTGAATATGCTTCAAGAGAAGCACAACTTCTACAAATGCCTTTTGTCTGCTTAGGGACTCCCCACTGTTGATGATGGAATGGAATTATTTTTATGCTCACAGCAGATACAGTGCTAAAAGAGACGGCATATTCAGAAACCTTAGCTGGTTTTGATGGGGATTATGACGCTGAGTAAATTGACTTGAGGAAACAGTAGATGTCGAAGAACACTGGAAGCCCACAAGAATAGAACTCTTCAAAAGTCAATTAATAGTAAATCATCATTAGAGCATGATGTGTCTTTAGAAAAGGACAGGAAGGTTAGTTTATTATATCACTTAATCCCGATGAATGAATTCAATGAAGGCTGGACCTACAAAGCCTGGATGGCCCTCCAAGGTGCCAATGCTGTTAAATTGGCTGAGTTGTATCGTCTTTTCCAAAATGATCCATCGGATTGGCTGCACCAAGTATCAAGCAGGAGACGTTTTTGAATTGGGAACTTTAAAGTTCGAACTTTCTTATACCaaaaaataaacacataaataaaAGCTCAAAAGCTTTACCAAGATTGTCAAACGAAATGGCAGTTTGTTTCAATCAATTGGAAAGGAGTATGCAGATtactaaacaaagaaaacaagtaaCGATTAAAACTGGCAGCTGTATGTGATTCACATAGTGCACTGTCTTCCCAGCGAGAATTCAAATAGCGGAATGATTTTAGGGTTGCATAAAGCATTTAAATGCCTCTATGAATATTCTCCAGTCATGGAAGTCCCCAAAGACATCAACCACTCATGCGGCTCATCCAGAGTTCGTTCACTGACTAGTAAACAATCTGAATTACTCCACTGTCAATAACTAAGGCCTTTGGAACCCGGAAACAATACGAGCTTATCCCCATAATCCAATCAGAGCCACTGCAGGAAGCCCACGTACGGATCACGAATTATGGTTGCGAGAGGCCCAATCATAGTGAGAGACAATTCCGAACTCCAACGATTCCCCTCCCAAACCGCTACATCCTAGTAAAAGAAACTTCCATTTTATCTCCTGTGCCCACTGAAGTTACCTTGCTGATGTAGGGCCACAGTAAGACCCTAAATTAACTTCACCAGGCCGACAACGAACTTACTAGCCCACGTACCATCGCTTCCCATGAACCCCCGTGATCTCGGACCCACACCAACTGGTAAAAGCCAGAGAGCCCCCTTtccttccctctctccctcGGTGAAAAAGCATTATTTCAACCTCACCACAAAGAAACCTATGGCGGTGAACTTTGGCAGAGTCAGGCCTTCCCCATGGAGCAGGTGGTCCCGCGACATGTTCACGTTCTCGTCCTTCCCCCCTCCCAGCACCTTTTAATGGGAGATTCAAAATGCCATTGCAGACGCAGACAGACCTCTTCCCTCCCTGGACCATTACCCTTACCTTCACTGACCTCATTTCTTAGCCTCGAGCGCCCACTGGTCCCTTTCTAGTTTCCCTTACTACGAAAGGTGAGACCCAGCAAGACTGAGACGTCACGAAACCTGATGAGGGCCAGAAGGGAGGAGGAGTACAGGGCTTTATTGGCCTTGTTGCGTCTCTGAAAACAGAAACCGCTTCCGATCGTTTCGCCCCCGGTTTCGGACGTCCGGTATTTTTTCTCGTGCATATCCAGAGGTCCCCCATGGACCAAATTGGTTCGCCCGTGGCTTTACCCTTCCTTGAGCCCCCTTCACCTGCGATTTATGGGCATATCCAGAACGCTTCCGTTTCAAACACGCAGGTTAAACAAATCGGGAAGGTGAGTCTGAAGGTCGAGTTTTTTTCTTCGCAAGACATGCCCTGCCCAAGCAAAGAGGGACACGTGCAGACATGACATGGACGGCGTGAAGAAAAGCCCTTCCATTTCCCGGCGGAGGAattcaaattgggttttgacAGTTTGCGACCACGTCGACTTCAGTCAGCAAACCGTGGAGTAAAGTGGACCAGTGACCGGCCCCGTCTCGCTTACGTGCTGCGTAAATTAGTAACGTAGGCGCAGAGAAAGCATCAAACTGAAGGCGACGGGACCACGTCCGACACAAGAATAATAgttcgccaccaccaccaacccTGTGTCGGACATGGTCCAATTTTCAAAGCAGAAGTGAACCCGAGGGAGGAATAGCTCTGATCTTTGGAGATCGGGCCCCACTCTTAAAGCCACTGGTTTTGAAGCCACCCAGAAATTGCCAGCACATTGAGACGTTATCTTAGCATCTTACTGCCTCGTTGGGGCCCCGAGTTGAGCGACTAGCCACTACATTTTTTTTACGACACGAAGATAAGGCAGAGAAGagaaatatttatacatattatattcCCAGCCCCACCACTCAATGTGCTGCTTTTGGAGTGTGTGGCGGGAATCCAAAAGCAAATATTGAGTTGAGAGTAGACAACGCGACAAGAAAAGGCGCTTGGCCGGCGAAGTACTGTCGAGTAACGTGTTGTGCCCTCGCCATCTTCAATTCCGCCTTTGAATTTAACATGATGAAAGAGTACCAACCCATGTGAAGAGTACTGGCACACGAGAGCAATAATAAAAGCAGTAGGCTTGTtagtaaaaaattatatatatctagagCAAGCAATGTACAGAAGCtctgaaatgaaaaatgaatataCGGGACTCCCCCACACACAGCTGCAATAGACCCATGGGAAGATGACTCGTGAGTTCCGCTTTTCTTCAATACATAAAACATGCTCCGTAACATACAAAGACCATGTGAAATTGCAATTCTTTCCCCTGATTTCCTTCACGAGCAAATTTACATGCACAATCAGGCAAAAACAGGAAAGCCGGCGCTACTGCAGAACATCAGGAAGGGCGCAAGCACTTCGTGGGAAAGGTTATTATGAATTACCATAGGGGCTAAGGGCAAAAAGCAAGAAGCTATATACAACCACCAGTTTCGAGGGACAGCAAGGCAGCCCTTACCTCGCTTAGCACAAGTAGAGATACGGTATATAAAGCAAAACTGAGATATTACAGCACCTCCTCACTACACACACAGTAGAGACTAGGGAGAAGAGGCACCAGCAACAAAACAGCACTCTGATGCGGCGATTATGTCCGGaattgaaaaataacaaaaaagtcctgaaaagcaacaaatTAGGAGTTGGATACAGcattagaaaggaaaagataCTAAAcgattttttaattagttattCTAACCTGATCTCAATTTTTAGACCCACCTTTTGCATAGGACATCTTCCTCAGAACATCCTCATTAAACAATTCTGGGAATTGATTTGGGAGGCGGCAGCAGCCATTAAGGAAAAATGGCCACTCCCCTATGCCATGAAGACAGACTCAACTTTTATAACAAAGCTGGTACAGGTTCTAAAACAAGTTGATAAACTGAAAGTGGTTTATCAACACTAATATCGTGAAGCAAATAATAGACAAACAATTCATTGGCTCACCTGCAACCAGTTGACGAGTAGCTAGTTGTCGGAAGCAGCTGTTGTAGGCATGGCGTTACTTTTAGGATCTCTGACTGTGGTCCTACCTTCAGCGGCAGAACTTTCTTCAACCTTAGCATTAATGGATCCAGGGCTCATCTTTTGAACCTCCTCACGggtataaatgaaaattttgcgGACCATGCTACAGAATTCTCTGTTTGCCAGAGAAAAATGTGAGACAAATTATAAACCAAATAGGAAGCATGCAAATccaaggaaagagagagagaggaggagggtgAGGATGGTAGGGAGAAACCATTTCATTTAAACCCTGAACAAAGCTATGGTCAATGGTATCTAACAACCTGAAAGGCACAAGACATAAATCCCTTCCAAAGATTACAGACCCGTGCAATCCTTGATCATAAACTGCAAACTATCTAGAATTTATTCAAAATAAGGATATCTAGACCCGACAAAAAGGGGAGTCTATATGCTCATTTTTAAGCTGAAATTTGTGCAATCAACACAGCTCTGagttcaaaactcaaaagcaaGTATTTCTCAAGGCTCAAGAGAACTATTAGCTTGTAAACATGATATCCAACACAAATGCCATACAAAGTCAGAATAAACACCGTTTGCGCAACAAGAGACCCTAGACAGGAACGTAAAAACTTCAGACAGAACACAGGCCAGTCTGGATGGCACCTACTTGTGAAAATCAAGTACCAATGACCAAGATTAAAGTAAAACCATGAAAGGTAAGTGGAACTTACTGCCATGGATCATCCCCCACAAGCATCATGTCTCCTTCATTATCAGTGTAAACCACGAGCCAACCTTTGCTCGGGTTCATAAGATCCCCTTGGAACTCAAACATACGATCCAACTCTGCAATCAACTCATTATAACCACTAAACTTGTTAAGGTCTACAGATCTTCCAAGCGCACTCCCTTGCTTGTGTACCTGAAACCATGTAATTAACATGTTAGGCCTTAAGAATTCATGTGAAGAGGCTTAATAATGGTTGCGAAAGGAAAACTGTGTTTTGAAAGTATGTCCAACATGCATAGCACACCCATCCGCACACTCTCATACCAATTAGAGAAACAATGCATAATACCCAAGAATACCAAAAGGAACATCAGTTGCAACCCTTCTTTCAGGGAAAAGAAAGTACCACAAATTGTCAAATAGGTCAATTTGATGGGGAGGCCAAATACATTGTATAATCTAGCTAACAGGAGAGGTATACCTTTGTACAACTCCTGGTTGAACTGCATAGAGGTTTGCTATGAGCATCTCTTGAATGCTGCTGACATGGCTGACATGCCTTCTCTTGATCACTGTCACTGCATAAAGTATCTACTGATTTTGTACATTTAGAAGGCTCTGATAGTTGATCTGGCTCCAGTGCTTGAGGTTTGCGGAAAGCTAACATGCCTTCATCTGCTATCTTCCCATGTGAGAAGGAAGGTTCAGGTTGATGAGAACTATTAGTAAGATGTATGCCAAACAGCTTGCAGTTTCCTTCACCCTTAGATTTAGCAGACTCTGGTTGTGCAAAGGGACTACTCTGAGACATCCCTACAACTGGATGAGATGCAACTTCCAGGTGAGAAGATGAAGATATTAACCAGTTACCTGGTTGTGGCTCAGCTGTTGAATTAGGTACAACAGAGTATCCACTTGGCCTATTGCATAGGAAATTTCCAGATTTCTGATAAGGCAAATCATTGGTACTCGTTGCCAATCTTGAGCTTGAATCCCTCGTCAATGAAGCAGGATGCAATACAGACCAGGAGCTACCCTGTGGCTGAAACTTACTTCCTTGTTCTTGAAACTGCCTTGCTAAAGGATTATTTTCCTCATGGGATTGGTCAGCAAATGGTACACCAAACCTGTGTGCATCATCGACTGGAGTTCTGAAACCCAACATATCAGAATAAGAGGCCTCCTGCCTGAACAATGACATCCAATTCTCAGAACTCAATTTTGGTAAGGACGAAGCATCCATTTTATCATCATCTTGCAAAAGTGGCCGTGCAACTGGCTTCTGGACATTGTCTGATTCACTGCTGTCAGCAAAAGTTCCACGCAAGGTCGTTATTTCTTGACCTTGCAAGACCCTTGAAAATCCATGGACTTGCACAGGGTCAACTGCAACCTTAGCAGGGCCTgattaaaagcaaaaaaaaaagattgctaaaatttttagaattttaggAAGATAAATACAGCTGAAAcggtaagagagagaaagagagatggagagacCTTCTCTAGTAAGAGCAGAAGAGTCCGGAGATGAGGGTACTACATTGGGTCTGGGCCTCTTAGGTCTCGAAGGAAGTGGATTTAGAGCAACAGGAGCCAATGCAGGCTCAATTTGCCATGGAGAAACTCTTTCTGGGCGAGGAACAGAAGATGTTTCATCCCATCTCACCTAAACACAATATAATATAATTGGTCAGACCAGTAACAATAGCCTCCTCAGGCAGATATGCTTCAAAACCAGTGGCTGAGTGAACAAATACCTTGAGGCATCTCCACTTTGAATCAGGCCACCTAGTGGGATCAAAATCACCAATGCCAACAATGGTACCTGTAAACCTGATCAAAGATGGAAAAAGAAGACTAAGATATCGTGGTACCAGTTTGCTTATGACAAACTAAACCTAAACACGCAAAAGTGATtgattaataatttaatatcaTATTTAGAAGTCAAACACATACCTTTGTTCAGGTGCCTCTTCACCTTCAAATCTCATTTTGAATCTCATTCCAATAGAATAGTTGCATTTTATGGACTCCATGTATTGTGCAAATGGCACTATAAATTCTGAAGGGCTAGTCCTGTAGAAGACAATGTAGCACGAATTTATGATGgaagaaaaaagtaataaaaacaTCAAATGACAGGACCTATATAGTAAATACACCAGTCAGATTTAATCAAAGATTTTGATCGCATGTATTTATAATCAAAGGTGAAAAAAAACATCTTaaatatatcaattttattattttgagaCAACAGTATACCTAATTAAACCAAATCAGGTCTAGTATCGAACTTTAACGTTAACGggtcaaagaaacaaaaaatgacacCAGGAAGCAGGTACTGGTTTTTGGTTGTATGTATTTTTATGTATTCCATGCCACCAAAATAATAATTGAATCAACTTCAATATTGCTGGCCATTTTAACTGAAAAAGGACTAAAACTTGCTCCACATGTTCAAAGCACATTGATATGTGGCACAAAATTCAGCTTCTTTTCAGCATATTCAAAGGATAACTGTTCAAGCATGCACACTTGACAAGGAACCAGTCGAAATTCAACTTGTCTGGCAGGTACATATGAGAACTCAAATCTCATTTCATATTCTTCTAAAGGCTACAAGGAAGCCAAGAAGGAGGACACAGCAGTAGGCCTAAAACTAAAAGAGATCATTTAACTCATATTACAGAACTGTGATGAAATTTAACCATCAACAAGccaacagaaaaacaaaatgctGGCCTCATGATTTCATGGGAAATCATATACATATGTTCTATTAGACAGTAGCATTACCCTGTGACTGCCTTCAACTGCAAAAGGCAATCATACAAGACAACTGGAGTCTGGAGATGTGGAATGTCTAATCAGCGGTTGCCAACACGCCCCAAAAAGGGAGGATAAATTTGGGGCGACCAACTGAATAGCCGACAAACAACTCACCCTAACAAATAATTGCTTATTGGGAAAAATTGATTATAAAGTCAATCTGTACCTTGGTTTGTAATACACAGTAAACATGGTGCTAGTTTGTATAGCATGCCATGCTGTAGCAAGGACGCCAAGGTGCATGCTGTGACTTGAAA harbors:
- the LOC116257331 gene encoding auxin response factor 2, whose product is MASSEVSIKGSGSNGRGESFSSACSEPSNGGIGRKAGHEVPRGYGAFSAGDEDMEDALYNELWHACAGPLVTVPRQGEKVFYFPQGHIEQVEASTNQVSDQQMPIYKLPSKILCTVINIQLKAELDTDEVFAQMTLVPESSQNENELSVDPPQPPPVRPRVHSFCKTLTASDTSTHGGFSVLRRHADECLPPLDMCRQPPSQELVAKDLHGKEWSFRHIFRGQPRRHLLQSGWSVFVSSKRLVAGDAFIFLRGENGELRVGVRRAMRQQSNVPSSVISSHSMHLGVLATAWHAIQTSTMFTVYYKPRTSPSEFIVPFAQYMESIKCNYSIGMRFKMRFEGEEAPEQRFTGTIVGIGDFDPTRWPDSKWRCLKVRWDETSSVPRPERVSPWQIEPALAPVALNPLPSRPKRPRPNVVPSSPDSSALTREGPAKVAVDPVQVHGFSRVLQGQEITTLRGTFADSSESDNVQKPVARPLLQDDDKMDASSLPKLSSENWMSLFRQEASYSDMLGFRTPVDDAHRFGVPFADQSHEENNPLARQFQEQGSKFQPQGSSWSVLHPASLTRDSSSRLATSTNDLPYQKSGNFLCNRPSGYSVVPNSTAEPQPGNWLISSSSHLEVASHPVVGMSQSSPFAQPESAKSKGEGNCKLFGIHLTNSSHQPEPSFSHGKIADEGMLAFRKPQALEPDQLSEPSKCTKSVDTLCSDSDQEKACQPCQQHSRDAHSKPLCSSTRSCTKVHKQGSALGRSVDLNKFSGYNELIAELDRMFEFQGDLMNPSKGWLVVYTDNEGDMMLVGDDPWQEFCSMVRKIFIYTREEVQKMSPGSINAKVEESSAAEGRTTVRDPKSNAMPTTAASDN